A region of Schistosoma mansoni strain Puerto Rico chromosome 1, complete genome DNA encodes the following proteins:
- a CDS encoding putative sm29, protein MKSGWEYIGIFLYIMVNILDKQRCHSVRCYVCDYCPIVTSVSISEENNCTSCSTAGYNYSIHRICVFKDGIPINFPNENRTQCNTDLCNGLTVDNTGKIPSVPIANPFRCYTCLNCTKSNQKVLSGCGACVTTRGSGIISKFCGTTCERLYIDDQISCCSTDLCNGMTKLSIHRHVIIVLFVCIGISKYIL, encoded by the exons ATGAAAAGTGGCTGGGAGTATATTGGAATCTTTTTGTACATTATGGTGAATATTCTGGATAAAC AACGATGTCATTCAGTGCGTTGCTACGTCTGTGATTATTGTCCGATAGTAACAAGCGTATCAATATCAGAAGAGAACAACTGTACATCTTGCTCA ACGGCTGGTTATAATTATTCGATTCACAGAATATGCGTGTTTAAGGATGGCATACCCATTAACTTCCCAAACGAAAATCGAACGCAGTGTAACACTGATTTGTGTAACGGGTTAACAGTTGATAACACTGGAA AAATTCCATCAGTTCCTATAG CAAATCCATTTCGTTGCTATACGTGTTTGAATTGTACAAAAAGTAACCAAAAGGTACTTAGCGGTTGTGGTGCATGTGTG ACAACTCGTGGTTCTGGAATTATCAGTAAATTTTGTGGAACTACATGTGAAAGATTGTATATTGACGATCAAATTAGTTGTTGCTCAACAGATCTATGTAACGGAATGACAAAATTATCTATTCATCGTCATGTTATTATTGTTCTGTTTGTTTGCATAGGAATCAGTAAATACATTCTATGA